In Zerene cesonia ecotype Mississippi chromosome 17, Zerene_cesonia_1.1, whole genome shotgun sequence, a single genomic region encodes these proteins:
- the LOC119833412 gene encoding golgin subfamily A member 6-like protein 1 isoform X2, producing the protein MFLTCLQHNCYNFAKNQNGQKMECSTGLLSKKLKEFNSENEMLNGLLHTGQNEFLKEFGEIMEFLRKCINETMPLQLRNEQLTYELSELNSKIIDLRKQLHTAEQLKSQNHRAKIEELEKELKEEKMERASLRKRLTRCNGQVKIEEERSTNLEAALNQAQIQTRNLERTVLQLQEQNERLQCDFDTELNKLNESIKENTAHLEEIADAREKLQLEKEDLEKRLEELSTHYTESLSNLRHELNSKISLLIEAEKKYSIEIDEKKRLQEIVETQCAQLVEAELRNKDISQKLQELETQSSERERKLKFVESELLTVKSENKQYQQRLIDQENAIKEFEEKFKESRMIEERLRNDLKNKDDCLSTLENKKSHLEKQLRDSESKMELYEEQLSSLKTHILQLQECFGEYENINDLREMLNLQKNKVQEITRHNNELAETLQRRNIDLEVHMETIGRQEHALQQNNEIIKVLSQKEEEQANIIKLLRNNLEIRSQKDSELNRQLVEKKEKIDVLINSLDTRKGQISQLKKIILTLEDQIRDISQQKRNNDEKIDILEQQNQEYKLYMEDRNDNESRTKNLDTLFEILEDELGNSFEQQYEYNIENDPRNKCTSKHIEQQLKQDFPSRQKLFDPEYEKNRQNINMNNFENKPFNYKKDKKESVNRKKTTQLETLKWISGCDRKNTFARPIRETVTVGHSKDKYITRNLPPFVQSNFKDDRQYKMLKLASHRM; encoded by the exons GAGTGCAGCACAGGTTTACTATCAAAGAAACTGAAGGAATTTAACTCGGAAAATGAAATGCTTAATGGTTTGCTGCACACTGGTCAAAACGAATTTCTGAAAGAGTTTGGTGAAATAATGGAATTCTTAAG AAAATGCATTAATGAAACAATGCCTCTTCAGTTACGAAATGAGCAATTGACTTACGAATTGTCGGAATTGAACTCTAAAATCATTGACCTTCGTAAACAACTACACACTGCTGAGCAACTGAAATCTCAAAATCATAGGGCTAAGATTGAG GAATTAGAAAAAGAATTAAAGGAAGAGAAAATGGAACGTGCTTCATTACGCAAACGCTTAACGCGTTGTAATGGTCAAGTCAAGATAGAAGAAGAAAGATCAACTAACTTGGAAGCTGCTTTAAATCAAGCACAAATTCAAACAAGAAATCTAGAACGAACGGTATTGCAACTGCAAGAACAG AATGAAAGACTTCAATGTGACTTCGATACggaattaaacaaattaaacgaATCAATTAAGGAGAATACAGCGCATTTAGAAGAAATTGCTGATGCTCGAGAGAAGCTGCAACTGGA AAAAGAGGACTTAGAAAAACGTCTTGAAGAACTATCAACTCATTACACCGAATCTCTTAGTAATTTAAGGCACGAATTGAATAGCAAAATAAGTCTTCTGATCGAAGCTGAGAAAAAATATAGCATAGAGATTGATGAGAAGAAACGTTTACAAGAAATAGTTGAGACCCAGTGCGCTCAACTTGTTGAAGCTGAACTGCGAAACAAAGATATATCTCAGAAGTTACAAGAATTGGAAACGCAATCCA gCGAACGTGAAagaaagttaaaatttgttgaaaGCGAATTATTAACAGTAAAATCAGAGAATAAGCAATATCAACAACGTTTGATAGATCaagaaaatgcaataaaagaaTTTGAG GAAAAATTCAAGGAATCTCGAATGATTGAAGAGAGACTAAGGAATGATCTTAAAAACAAAGATGATTGCCTTAGTACATTAGAAAACAAGAAATCCCATTTAGAAAAACAGCTACGTGACAG cgaGTCGAAAATGGAGCTTTATGAAGAACAGTTATCATCTCTTAAAACAcacattttacaattacaaGAGTGCTTTGgtgaatatgaaaatattaatgatcTGCGCGAAATG CTAAATCTACAAAAGAATAAAGTGCAAGAAATAACACGCCATAACAATGAACTTGCTGAAACACTGCAAAGGCGAAATATAGATTTGGAAGTACATATGGAAACAATTGGACGACAAGAACATGCgttacaacaaaataatgaaattattaaagtacTTTCGCAAAAGGAGGAAGAGcaagctaatattataaagttgttgcggaataatttagaaattaggtCTCAAAAGGATTCCGAG ttaaatagaCAACTCGTagagaaaaaggaaaaaattgaTGTCCTCATTAATAGTTTAGATACTAGAAAAGGACAAATATCGCAGTTAAAAAAGATCATTTTAACTTTAGAAGACCAAATTCGGGATATAAGTCAGCAAAAACGAAACAACGATGAGAAAATCGACATACTAGAGCAACAAAATCAAGAATATAAGTTGTATATGGAAGATAGAAATGACAATGAGTCTCGAACAAAAAATCTGGACACTTTATTTGAAATCCTTGAAGATGAGTTAGGGAATTCGTTCGAACAACAATACgagtataatattgaaaatgaccctagaaataaatgtactaGTAAGCACATAGAACAGCAGCTTAAACAAGATTTTCCTTCAAGGCAGAAGTTATTCGACCCAGAGTATGAAAAGAACcggcaaaatattaatatgaataatttcgAAAACAAgccttttaattataagaaagaCAAAAAAGAAAGTGTCAATCGGAAAAAAACTACGCAATTAGAAACCCTTAAATGGATATCGGGTTGCGATaggaaaaatacatttgcacGTCCTATTCGTGAGACAGTTACAGTAGGACATTCAAAGGACAAATATATAACTCGCAATTTGCCTCCGTTTGttcaaagtaattttaaagatgaCAGGCAATATAAAATGCTTAAACTAGCTAGTCATAGAATGTAA
- the LOC119833413 gene encoding intracellular protein transport protein USO1-like, with protein sequence MTKKSLEHIDYGDDYAPEKLNVSQSSQNYMFQEPEKELAMPHCLVTKALRALATKKRDFFKLRKNLLNQQNMLLEQFAALKDLENRAGISDESLGEVRILSVSGWPPHDLLLLLRDDLEIPLKSDIRGSLGPQVLQQLQAQLNPIPEEVLGMGAELMARRIELLNLLRCKHRCDRSTYLTNLEWKTKNMEFDTETEKLHRLVAGTAENLKAKITYSMDLAKVPWLDRDAFMTKIERLQKENSLLQLKIEELSKKETQQDTNKNPTPNVDNTPNYQSLCEELSKERAARDSMKEVLTGAESMLRVARARIATLEKQLKDTRVELETARRKHKDLEQLYRHRETSYDARSRKLLEVSKTGEITIDTLSRQRDALELRVKELREQAESAEKEAEAREMEQKMRNETLQAKVAEQEKGKHAAEARVQELEARVKEQEEQLQSLRERSMRLVDLERRRCFEYVPSKESEPSDRETDIWKELQVTRVALSRAEDELRQSRADKESFLNSLSKIAQEEGADKEDKLAAELLNREQKIMALQRIIEEQRDNEKIMEQSMTEYENRLAALRLEVKRLRNYDCYSKETSYQDLQTELLELHMQVETLSRERSALVTAAASRALMLERHERAADLFARMTRARRDLAAHLSGQTDPPAMDDNVHPEVSRSLSSICACAADTWSALRAERARVLRLESAVLAQSLQLEREGRVRTQLERRRAILEREILRARHTPTSQPKIGTNPNSSIFFE encoded by the exons ATGACTAAAAAATCGTTGGAACATATAGATTATGGCGATGACTATGCTCccgaaaaattaaatgtctcGCAAAGTTCACAAAATTACATGTTTCAAGAACCAg AAAAAGAGCTCGCCATGCCGCACTGCTTGGTAACAAAAGCCCTCCGCGCTCTGGCTACTAAAAAACgagacttttttaaattaagaaaaaatttgcTCAACCAGCAG aacATGTTGCTGGAGCAATTCGCAGCATTAAAAGATTTAGAGAATCGAGCTGGAATCAGCGATGAATCACTAGGTGAAGTACGAATTCTATCAGTGTCAGGTTGGCCACCGCACGACCTGCTCCTGCTCTTGAGGGATGATCTCGAAATACCCCTAAAGTCGGATATACGAGGAAGTTTGG GCCCTCAAGTCTTACAGCAGTTACAGGCTCAACTTAATCCGATTCCTGAAGAAGTTTTGGGAATGGGAGCAGAGCTGATGGCGCGAAGGATTGAACTTTTGAATTTACTTCGATGCAAACATCGTTGTGATCGTTCTACTTATCTTAcg aacTTAGAATGGAAGACTAAGAATATGGAATTTGATACTGAAACTGAAAAACTACACAGACTTGTTGCTGGAACAGCGGAAAACTTGAAGGCGAAGATAACATACTCTATGGACTTGgctaa agtaCCTTGGCTAGACAGGGATGCATTTATGACTAAAATTGAACgtttacaaaaagaaaactcTCTACTTCAATTGAAAATCGAGGAACTATCGAAAAAGGAGACTCAACAagatactaataaaaatccaACACCAAACGTGGACAATACTCCTAATTATCAA TCCTTATGCGAGGAACTATCAAAAGAGCGAGCAGCACGAGATTCAATGAAGGAAGTTTTAACAGGCGCTGAAAGTATGTTGCGGGTTGCTCGGGCTCGTATTGCAACACTTGAGAAACAATTAAAAGACACGCGTGTTGAATTAGAAACAGCGCGGCGGAAGCATAAAGACCTAGAACAACTT tatcgTCATCGGGAAACGAGCTATGACGCACGCTCTAGAAAACTCTTGGAGGTATCGAAAACAGGAGAAATAACAATAGATACTTTATCCCGTCAGCGTGATGCATTGGAACTTAG AGTGAAAGAATTAAGAGAACAAGCAGAGTCAGCGGAAAAGGAGGCTGAAGCCCGGGAAATGGAACAAAAAATGCGCAACGAGACACTGCAGGCGAAGGTAGCAGAACAG GAAAAGGGAAAACATGCAGCTGAAGCTCGTGTACAAGAATTAGAAGCACGAGTTAAGGAACAAGAAGAACAATTACAATCATTGCGTGAGCGGTCAATGCGTCTAGTTGATTTAGAACGAAGACGTTGCTTTGAATATGTACCATCAAAAG AAAGTGAACCATCCGATAGAGAAACTGATATTTGGAAGGAACTTCAGGTGACAAGGGTAGCTTTATCTCGGGCTGAAGATGAGTTGCGTCAGAGTCGTGCCGACAAGGAGAGCTTTTTAAATTCCCTTTCGAAGATTGCG CAAGAAGAAGGCGCTGATAAAGAAGATAAATTGGCGGCTGAGTTATTAAATAGAGAACAAAAGATTATGGCACTTCAACGTATTATAGAGGAACAACGTGACAATGAAAAGATTAT ggAACAAAGCATGACTGAGTACGAAAATCGGCTGGCCGCTTTGCGTCTGGAGGTAAAAAGATTAAGAAATTACGACTGTTATTCCAAAGAGACGTCCTATCAAGATTTACAAACCGAG ttaCTAGAATTGCACATGCAAGTCGAAACGCTGTCCCGGGAACGCTCGGCGCTAGTTACCGCTGCCGCATCTCGCGCGCTTATGCTGGAGCGTCATGAACGAGCTGCAGATTTGTTCGCGAGAATGACGAGAGCGCGGAGGGACTTAGCTGCTCATCTTAGTGGACAAACTGATCCTCCAGCCATGGACGATAATGTCCACCCTGag GTGTCCCGTTCGCTGTCTTCTATATGTGCTTGTGCGGCTGATACTTGGTCAGCTTTACGTGCTGAGCGTGCCAGAGTTCTCCGCTTAGAGAGCGCCGTACTTGCTCAAAGTTTACAGCTCGAGAGAGAGGGTCGAGTACGCACACAACTCGAGCGCCGAAGAGCTATTTTAGAACGTGAAATTTTACGTGCTAGACATACACCGACATCTCAACCGAAAATCGGAACTAATCCAA ATTCGAGcattttctttgaataa